A genome region from Triticum aestivum cultivar Chinese Spring chromosome 2B, IWGSC CS RefSeq v2.1, whole genome shotgun sequence includes the following:
- the LOC543187 gene encoding omega-3 fatty acid desaturase, chloroplastic, whose protein sequence is MPRPTQPGPPSRGHTLLYARIRPPHPPAQQAAAMARLLLPQCCCGLTPLPLPRRAVALPPPPSLLPSSGVAASRRALSLRVAVAAPARLVTAEDDGSGSSSRAQGGDEGPSADGFDPGAPPPFGLADIRAAIPKHCWVKDPWRSMGYVVRDVVVVLALAAAAARLDSWLAWPVYWAAQGTMFWALFVLGHDCGHGSFSNNAKLNSVVGHILHSSILVPYNGWRISHRTHHQNHGHVENDESWHPLPEKLYRSLDSSTRKLRFALPFPMLAYPFYLWSRSPGKSGSHFHPSSDLFQPNEKKDILTSTTCWLAMAGLLAGLTVVMGPLQILKLYAVPYWIFVMWLDFVTYLHHHGHNDKLPWYRGKAWSYLRGGLTTLDRDYGWLNNIHHDIGTHVIHHLFPQIPHYHLVEATEAAKPVLGKYYREPDKSGPFPFHLFGALARSMKSDHYVSDTGDIIYYQTDPKLAAGAHTSD, encoded by the exons ATGCCGAGGCCCACGCAGCCCGGCCCACCGAGCCGTGGCCACACACTACTATATGCTCGGATACGGCCGCCTCACCCGCCGGCGCAGCAAGCAGCAGCAATGGCGCGCCTGCTCCTCCCCCAATGCTGCTGCGGCCTCACGCCCCTGCCCCTCCCGCGCCGCGCCGTCGCGCTCCCTCCCCCGCcgtccctcctcccctcctccggcgTCGCCGCGTCCCGCCGCGCGCTCTCCCTCCGCGTGGCCGTCGCCGCGCCCGCCCGCCTCGTCACGGCCGAGGACGacggctccggctcctcctcccgGGCCCAGGGTGGTGACGAGGGCCCCTCCGCTGACGGGTTCGACCCCGGGGCGCCGCCGCCGTTCGGGCTGGCGGACATCCGGGCCGCCATCCCCAAGCACTGCTGGGTCAAGGACCCCTGGCGCTCCATGGGGTACGTGGTGCGCGACGTCGTCGTCGTGctcgcgctcgccgccgccgccgcccgcctcgacaGCTGGCTCGCCTGGCCCGTCTACTGGGCCGCCCAGGGCACCATGTTCTGGGCGCTCTTCGTCCTCGGGCACGACTG CGGCCATGGGAGCTTCTCCAACAACGCCAAGCTCAACAGCGTCGTCGGCCACATCCTCCACTCCTCCATCCTCGTGCCTTACAATGGCTG GAGGATTAGCCACAGGACGCACCACCAGAACCACGGCCACGTCGAGAATGACGAGTCCTGGCATCCG CTCCCCGAGAAGCTGTACAGGAGCCTGGACAGTTCCACCCGGAAGCTTCGATTCGCGCTACCGTTCCCGATGCTCGCGTACCCATTCTACTTG TGGTCAAGGAGTCCAGGGAAATCAGGCTCGCATTTCCACCCGAGCAGCGATTTGTTCCAGCCGAATGAGAAGAAGGACATTCTGACGTCGACGACATGCTGGCTTGCCATGGCTGGCCTGCTCGCTGGGCTCACCGTCGTGATGGGGCCTCTTCAGATACTCAAGCTCTATGCTGTACCCTACTGG ATTTTTGTTATGTGGCTGGACTTTGTCACCTACCTGCACCACCACGGCCACAACGACAAGCTTCCCTGGTATCGCGGAAAG GCATGGAGCTATCTGCGCGGGGGGCTGACGACGCTTGACAGGGACTACGGGTGGCTCAACAACATCCACCATGACATTGGGACTCACGTGATCCACCATCTTTTCCCGCAAATCCCGCATTACCATCTAGTGGAGGCG ACTGAGGCGGCGAAGCCAGTGCTGGGGAAGTACTACAGGGAGCCGGACAAGTCTGGCCCGTTCCCATTCCACCTGTTTGGCGCACTGGCACGGAGCATGAAGAGCGACCACTACGTCAGCGACACCGGAGACATAATCTACTACCAAACTGACCCAAAACTCGCCGCTGGTGCACACACATCCGATTAA